A region from the Flavobacteriales bacterium genome encodes:
- a CDS encoding type I restriction endonuclease subunit R, which yields MSEYAFVERPLLTQLETLGWTVIDQGEGIPRDPKVSLRESFREVALKGEFKEAVRSMNRTSDGRTWLTDRQLEELLAEVTGQTGRSLIEVNRDVLQLLYKCTVDCNELTGEEFPVVKLIDFQEPEQNKFTAINQFRIDTPGRVKDHIRPDIVLFVNGLPLVVVEAKDANAFTSDPMAEAVKQLQRYSEQREETIAAGLREGEERLFHVNQLLIATTGEQARFGTITSGPEHFYEWKSIHPEKYASYTPPLGKERSQEVLVQGMLNKEVLLDLVRNFNIFMSTSERLVKVMARYQQYRAVSKIVQRLRTGADPDARSGTVWHTQGSGKSLTMVFLVRKLRRCPDLQDLKVMMVIDRIDLEDQLGDTAALTEERVNHIDSSADLKKELADDRSNLSIVMVHKFREAKDQLPDYVSDVLRPQPTGQFTNDPIPEYGLFGVVNTSDRIVIMVDEAHRTQGSTLGDNLFEAFPNATRIAFTGTPLIADRHAQKTKDRFGSYIDKYKLQDAVEDGTTVQILYEGRTPETALKDRHVFDQTFEDLFKERTPQELEAIKKKYGASGDILEAEERIAEVARDIVEHYIGNILPNGFKAQVVCHSKIAAVRYKDKIDLALKGWLERERAKTQPDEELLQKVAFLQTAVVVSSDGTNEKAVIVAARKHAQEVGAIDNFKKAFDHAKPETGIAFMIVCDMLLTGFDAPVEQVMYIDKRIREHTLLQAIARVNRVAEGKTRGYVVDYIGLTSHLKEALSIYSEEDRNEILNSLRNVKDELPVLETRYQRLINLFRDNGVADIQDFVEQKLKDERRQYAVLEQAVEIMEDIKLRESFAVFYKKFLQSMDIILPSPLAQAFKIPMWRFGYLMSRVKERYKDESMNIASAGEKVKKLVNDHLISLGIDPKIPPVELISPTFIKNLEQNKSSRAKASEMEHAIRKHCKVHFQEDPALYKRLSDKLDALILQHKEDWDALANALEGLTDETQRGRGDAVGTITATFRDMVADLAFNGDNLGETDLMALEFVTTGAMDKLRGTIHIVDFWDNGFQIKRLKGELSDVVLASHHPKLIANSDKIVTELTALAKARHKDLLA from the coding sequence ATGTCCGAATACGCCTTCGTCGAACGCCCCCTCCTTACCCAGCTTGAAACACTGGGCTGGACGGTCATCGATCAAGGCGAAGGCATTCCGAGGGATCCGAAGGTGAGCCTGAGGGAGAGTTTCCGCGAAGTGGCGCTGAAGGGAGAGTTCAAGGAGGCCGTGCGGTCCATGAACCGCACGAGCGACGGTAGAACGTGGCTCACCGATCGGCAATTGGAAGAACTCCTTGCCGAGGTGACTGGTCAGACCGGCCGCTCATTGATCGAGGTGAACCGCGACGTGCTGCAACTGCTGTACAAATGCACAGTTGACTGCAACGAGCTGACGGGAGAGGAATTCCCCGTGGTGAAGCTCATCGACTTCCAAGAGCCCGAGCAGAACAAGTTCACCGCCATCAACCAGTTCCGCATCGACACACCAGGTCGCGTGAAGGATCACATCCGGCCGGACATCGTGCTCTTCGTGAACGGGCTGCCCTTGGTGGTGGTGGAGGCCAAGGATGCCAATGCCTTCACCAGCGATCCAATGGCCGAGGCGGTGAAGCAACTCCAACGCTACAGCGAGCAACGGGAGGAGACCATCGCAGCGGGTCTAAGAGAAGGCGAGGAGCGCCTGTTCCATGTCAATCAGTTGCTCATCGCGACCACGGGGGAGCAAGCCCGCTTCGGCACGATCACAAGTGGTCCAGAGCACTTCTATGAGTGGAAGAGCATCCACCCTGAGAAGTACGCCAGCTACACCCCGCCATTGGGCAAGGAGCGCAGCCAAGAGGTGCTGGTGCAGGGCATGCTGAACAAGGAGGTGCTCCTTGATCTGGTGCGCAACTTCAACATCTTCATGAGCACCAGCGAGCGGCTGGTGAAGGTGATGGCGCGTTACCAGCAGTACCGCGCGGTGAGCAAGATCGTGCAGCGGTTGAGGACGGGCGCGGATCCCGACGCTCGCTCAGGCACGGTCTGGCACACGCAGGGAAGCGGGAAGAGCCTCACGATGGTCTTCCTCGTGCGCAAGCTGCGCCGATGCCCCGACCTGCAAGACCTGAAGGTGATGATGGTCATCGACCGCATCGATCTTGAGGACCAGTTGGGCGATACCGCAGCGTTGACCGAGGAGCGCGTGAACCACATCGACAGTAGTGCCGATTTGAAGAAGGAGCTGGCCGACGACCGCAGCAACCTGAGCATCGTGATGGTCCACAAGTTCCGTGAGGCCAAGGACCAGTTACCTGACTATGTGAGCGACGTGCTGCGGCCACAACCAACGGGGCAGTTCACCAATGACCCGATCCCCGAATACGGGCTGTTCGGTGTAGTGAATACCAGTGACCGCATCGTGATCATGGTGGATGAGGCGCACCGTACCCAAGGCAGCACGCTCGGGGACAACCTCTTCGAGGCCTTCCCGAACGCCACCCGCATCGCGTTCACCGGTACGCCGCTCATCGCCGACCGCCACGCCCAGAAGACCAAGGATCGTTTCGGATCCTACATCGACAAGTACAAGTTGCAGGACGCCGTGGAGGACGGCACTACGGTGCAGATCCTGTACGAGGGCCGTACACCGGAGACCGCGCTGAAAGACCGGCATGTCTTCGACCAGACCTTCGAGGACCTCTTCAAGGAGCGCACCCCGCAGGAACTGGAGGCCATCAAAAAGAAGTACGGTGCCAGCGGGGATATTCTGGAAGCCGAGGAACGCATCGCCGAGGTCGCCCGCGACATCGTGGAGCACTACATCGGCAACATCCTGCCCAACGGCTTCAAGGCACAGGTGGTCTGTCACAGCAAGATCGCGGCGGTACGTTACAAGGATAAGATCGATCTGGCCCTGAAGGGATGGCTGGAGCGTGAAAGGGCCAAGACACAGCCCGATGAAGAGCTATTGCAGAAAGTCGCCTTCCTCCAGACCGCAGTGGTCGTGTCCTCGGACGGCACCAACGAGAAGGCCGTGATCGTGGCTGCCCGCAAGCATGCACAGGAGGTGGGGGCCATCGACAACTTCAAGAAGGCCTTCGACCACGCCAAGCCCGAGACGGGCATCGCGTTCATGATCGTGTGCGACATGCTGCTCACCGGCTTCGACGCGCCCGTGGAGCAGGTCATGTACATCGACAAGCGGATCCGCGAGCATACGCTCTTGCAAGCGATCGCTCGCGTGAACCGCGTGGCCGAGGGGAAGACGCGCGGGTACGTGGTGGACTACATCGGCCTGACCAGTCACCTGAAGGAGGCCTTGTCCATCTACTCGGAGGAGGATCGGAACGAGATCCTGAATTCGCTGCGCAACGTGAAGGATGAGTTGCCGGTACTTGAAACGCGCTACCAACGGCTCATCAACCTGTTCCGCGACAATGGGGTGGCCGACATTCAGGACTTCGTGGAGCAGAAGCTGAAGGACGAGCGCCGTCAATACGCCGTGCTGGAGCAGGCGGTGGAGATCATGGAGGATATCAAGCTCCGTGAGTCGTTCGCGGTCTTCTACAAGAAGTTCCTCCAGAGCATGGACATCATCCTGCCCAGCCCCTTGGCGCAAGCGTTCAAGATCCCCATGTGGCGGTTCGGCTACCTCATGAGCAGGGTGAAGGAGCGCTACAAGGATGAGTCGATGAACATCGCCAGTGCAGGGGAGAAGGTGAAGAAGCTGGTGAACGACCACCTGATCAGCCTCGGCATCGATCCGAAGATCCCGCCGGTGGAGCTGATCTCGCCCACCTTCATCAAGAATTTGGAGCAGAACAAGAGCAGCCGCGCGAAGGCGAGCGAGATGGAGCACGCCATCCGCAAGCACTGCAAGGTCCATTTCCAAGAGGACCCCGCGCTCTACAAGCGGCTCAGCGATAAGCTCGACGCACTGATCCTGCAACACAAGGAGGACTGGGACGCGCTGGCCAACGCGCTGGAGGGATTGACCGACGAGACCCAGCGCGGTCGTGGTGATGCAGTGGGTACCATCACCGCCACCTTCAGGGATATGGTGGCCGATCTCGCCTTCAACGGGGACAACCTCGGCGAGACCGACCTGATGGCGCTGGAATTCGTCACCACCGGTGCCATGGACAAGTTGCGCGGCACCATCCACATCGTGGACTTCTGGGACAACGGCTTCCAGATCAAGCGGCTGAAGGGCGAGTTGAGCGACGTGGTGCTGGCTTCGCACCACCCCAAGCTGATCGCCAACAGCGACAAGATCGTTACCGAACTGACGGCGCTGGCCAAGGCCCGCCACAAGGACCTGCTCGCATGA